A window from Theropithecus gelada isolate Dixy chromosome 1, Tgel_1.0, whole genome shotgun sequence encodes these proteins:
- the DCLRE1B gene encoding 5' exonuclease Apollo isoform X2: MNGVLIPHTPIAVDFWSLRRAGTARLFFLSHMHSDHTVGLSSTWARPLYCSPITAHLLHRHLQVSKQWIQPLEIGESHVLPLDEIGRETMTVTLLDANHCPGSVMFLFEGYFGTILYTGDFRYTPSMLKEPALTLGKQIHTLYLDNTNCNPALVLPSRQEAAHQIVQLIRKHPQHNIKIGLYNLGKESLLEQLALEFQTWVVLSPRRLELVQLLGLADVFTVEEKAGRIHAVGHMEICHSNMLRWNQTHPTIAILPTSRKIHSSHPDIHIIPYSDHSSYSELCAFVAALKPCQVVPIVSRQPCGGFQDSLSPRISMPLIPDSVQQYMSSSSRKPSFLWLLERRLKRPRTQGVVFESPEESADQSQADRDSKKTQKEKLSPWPAYLEKQPSHHPLRTKKQLFPDLYSKKWNEAVPFCRVFFQEL; the protein is encoded by the exons ATGAATGGGGTCCTGATCCCCCATACGCCCATTGCAGTGGACTTCTGGAGCCTGCGTCGGGCTGGCACCGCACGGCTCTTCTTCTTGTCTCACATGCACTCGGACCACACCGTGGGCCTGTCTAGCACCTGGGCCCGGCCCCTCTACTGCTCCCCGATTacagcccacctcttgcatcgtCACCTACAG GTATCTAAGCAATGGATCCAACCCCTGGAGATTGGTGAGAGCCATGTATTACCCTTAGATGAAATTGGACGAGAGACCATGACTGTAACCCTCCTCGATGCCAATCACTGTCCTGGTTCTGTCATGTTTCTCtttgaaggatattttggaaCCATCCTCTACACAG GTGATTTTCGATACACACCATCCATGCTAAAGGAGCCAGCCCTGACACTGGGGAAACAGATCCATACTTTATACCTAGACAACACCAATTGCAACCCAGCCCTGGTTCTTCCTTCCCGACAAGAAGCTGCCCACCAGATTGTCCAGCTCATTCGAAAACACCCACAACATAACATAAAGATTG GACTCTACAACCTGGGAAAGGAATCACTGCTGGAGCAGCTCGCCCTGGAGTTTCAGACCTGGGTGGTATTGAGTCCTCGGCGCCTGGAGTTGGTGCAGCTACTGGGCCTGGCAGATGTGTTCACGGTGGAGGAGAAGGCTGGCCGCATCCATGCCGTAGGCCATATGGAGATCTGCCATTCCAACATGCTGCGTTGGAACCAGACCCACCCTACCATTGCTATCCTTCCCACAAGCCGAAAAATCCACAGCTCCCATCCTGATATCCACATCATCCCTTACTCTGACCATTCCTCCTACTCCGAGCTTTGTGCCTTTGTCGCAGCACTGAAGCCTTGCCAGGTGGTACCCATTGTCAGTCGGCAGCCCTGTGGAGGCTTTCAGGACAGTCTGAGCCCCAGGATCTCCATGCCCCTGATCCCGGACTCTGTACAGCAATACATGAGTTCTTCCTCTAGAAAACCAAGCTTTCTCTGGCTGTTAGAAAGGAGGCTAAAGAGGCCAAGAACCCAAGGTGTTGTGTTTGAATCTCCTGAGGAAAGTGCTGATCAATCTCAAGCTGACAGAGACTCGAAGAAGACCCAGAAAGAGAAACTTTCTCCCTGGCCTGCATACCTTGAAAAGCAGCCTTCCCACCATCCTTTGCGGACCAAGAAGCAGTTGTTCCCAGACCTCTATAGCAAAAAATGGAACGAGGCAGTGCCTTTCT GCAGGGTATTCTTCCAGGAGCTTTGA
- the DCLRE1B gene encoding 5' exonuclease Apollo isoform X1, with protein MNGVLIPHTPIAVDFWSLRRAGTARLFFLSHMHSDHTVGLSSTWARPLYCSPITAHLLHRHLQVSKQWIQPLEIGESHVLPLDEIGRETMTVTLLDANHCPGSVMFLFEGYFGTILYTGDFRYTPSMLKEPALTLGKQIHTLYLDNTNCNPALVLPSRQEAAHQIVQLIRKHPQHNIKIGLYNLGKESLLEQLALEFQTWVVLSPRRLELVQLLGLADVFTVEEKAGRIHAVGHMEICHSNMLRWNQTHPTIAILPTSRKIHSSHPDIHIIPYSDHSSYSELCAFVAALKPCQVVPIVSRQPCGGFQDSLSPRISMPLIPDSVQQYMSSSSRKPSFLWLLERRLKRPRTQGVVFESPEESADQSQADRDSKKTQKEKLSPWPAYLEKQPSHHPLRTKKQLFPDLYSKKWNEAVPFCESQKRVTMLTAPLGFSVPLRSTDEEFISLKTREEIGLGSPLVPLGDDDGGPEATENQSAWMGHGSPPSHSSKGTPHLASEFRGLALKYLLTPVNLFQAGYSSRSFDQQVEKYHKPC; from the exons ATGAATGGGGTCCTGATCCCCCATACGCCCATTGCAGTGGACTTCTGGAGCCTGCGTCGGGCTGGCACCGCACGGCTCTTCTTCTTGTCTCACATGCACTCGGACCACACCGTGGGCCTGTCTAGCACCTGGGCCCGGCCCCTCTACTGCTCCCCGATTacagcccacctcttgcatcgtCACCTACAG GTATCTAAGCAATGGATCCAACCCCTGGAGATTGGTGAGAGCCATGTATTACCCTTAGATGAAATTGGACGAGAGACCATGACTGTAACCCTCCTCGATGCCAATCACTGTCCTGGTTCTGTCATGTTTCTCtttgaaggatattttggaaCCATCCTCTACACAG GTGATTTTCGATACACACCATCCATGCTAAAGGAGCCAGCCCTGACACTGGGGAAACAGATCCATACTTTATACCTAGACAACACCAATTGCAACCCAGCCCTGGTTCTTCCTTCCCGACAAGAAGCTGCCCACCAGATTGTCCAGCTCATTCGAAAACACCCACAACATAACATAAAGATTG GACTCTACAACCTGGGAAAGGAATCACTGCTGGAGCAGCTCGCCCTGGAGTTTCAGACCTGGGTGGTATTGAGTCCTCGGCGCCTGGAGTTGGTGCAGCTACTGGGCCTGGCAGATGTGTTCACGGTGGAGGAGAAGGCTGGCCGCATCCATGCCGTAGGCCATATGGAGATCTGCCATTCCAACATGCTGCGTTGGAACCAGACCCACCCTACCATTGCTATCCTTCCCACAAGCCGAAAAATCCACAGCTCCCATCCTGATATCCACATCATCCCTTACTCTGACCATTCCTCCTACTCCGAGCTTTGTGCCTTTGTCGCAGCACTGAAGCCTTGCCAGGTGGTACCCATTGTCAGTCGGCAGCCCTGTGGAGGCTTTCAGGACAGTCTGAGCCCCAGGATCTCCATGCCCCTGATCCCGGACTCTGTACAGCAATACATGAGTTCTTCCTCTAGAAAACCAAGCTTTCTCTGGCTGTTAGAAAGGAGGCTAAAGAGGCCAAGAACCCAAGGTGTTGTGTTTGAATCTCCTGAGGAAAGTGCTGATCAATCTCAAGCTGACAGAGACTCGAAGAAGACCCAGAAAGAGAAACTTTCTCCCTGGCCTGCATACCTTGAAAAGCAGCCTTCCCACCATCCTTTGCGGACCAAGAAGCAGTTGTTCCCAGACCTCTATAGCAAAAAATGGAACGAGGCAGTGCCTTTCTGTGAGTCCCAAAAGAGGGTGACTATGTTAACTGCCCCATTGGGATTTTCAGTGCCCTTAAGGTCTACAGATGAAGAGTTTATCTCTCTAAAAACCAGGGAGGAAATTGGTTTAGGGTCCCCCTTGGTACCCTTGGGAGATGATGATGGAGGTCCAGAAGCCACAGAGAATCAGAGTGCCTGGATGGGCCATGGTTCTCCCCCGTCCCACAGCAGCAAGGGCACCCCTCATCTTGCTAGTGAATTCAGGGGTCTAGCACTCAAATACCTTCTGACTCCAGTGAACTTATTCCAGGCAGGGTATTCTTCCAGGAGCTTTGACCAGCAAGTGGAAAAATACCATAAACCCTGCTGA
- the DCLRE1B gene encoding 5' exonuclease Apollo isoform X4 yields MLKEPALTLGKQIHTLYLDNTNCNPALVLPSRQEAAHQIVQLIRKHPQHNIKIGLYNLGKESLLEQLALEFQTWVVLSPRRLELVQLLGLADVFTVEEKAGRIHAVGHMEICHSNMLRWNQTHPTIAILPTSRKIHSSHPDIHIIPYSDHSSYSELCAFVAALKPCQVVPIVSRQPCGGFQDSLSPRISMPLIPDSVQQYMSSSSRKPSFLWLLERRLKRPRTQGVVFESPEESADQSQADRDSKKTQKEKLSPWPAYLEKQPSHHPLRTKKQLFPDLYSKKWNEAVPFCRVFFQEL; encoded by the exons ATGCTAAAGGAGCCAGCCCTGACACTGGGGAAACAGATCCATACTTTATACCTAGACAACACCAATTGCAACCCAGCCCTGGTTCTTCCTTCCCGACAAGAAGCTGCCCACCAGATTGTCCAGCTCATTCGAAAACACCCACAACATAACATAAAGATTG GACTCTACAACCTGGGAAAGGAATCACTGCTGGAGCAGCTCGCCCTGGAGTTTCAGACCTGGGTGGTATTGAGTCCTCGGCGCCTGGAGTTGGTGCAGCTACTGGGCCTGGCAGATGTGTTCACGGTGGAGGAGAAGGCTGGCCGCATCCATGCCGTAGGCCATATGGAGATCTGCCATTCCAACATGCTGCGTTGGAACCAGACCCACCCTACCATTGCTATCCTTCCCACAAGCCGAAAAATCCACAGCTCCCATCCTGATATCCACATCATCCCTTACTCTGACCATTCCTCCTACTCCGAGCTTTGTGCCTTTGTCGCAGCACTGAAGCCTTGCCAGGTGGTACCCATTGTCAGTCGGCAGCCCTGTGGAGGCTTTCAGGACAGTCTGAGCCCCAGGATCTCCATGCCCCTGATCCCGGACTCTGTACAGCAATACATGAGTTCTTCCTCTAGAAAACCAAGCTTTCTCTGGCTGTTAGAAAGGAGGCTAAAGAGGCCAAGAACCCAAGGTGTTGTGTTTGAATCTCCTGAGGAAAGTGCTGATCAATCTCAAGCTGACAGAGACTCGAAGAAGACCCAGAAAGAGAAACTTTCTCCCTGGCCTGCATACCTTGAAAAGCAGCCTTCCCACCATCCTTTGCGGACCAAGAAGCAGTTGTTCCCAGACCTCTATAGCAAAAAATGGAACGAGGCAGTGCCTTTCT GCAGGGTATTCTTCCAGGAGCTTTGA
- the DCLRE1B gene encoding 5' exonuclease Apollo isoform X3, with translation MLKEPALTLGKQIHTLYLDNTNCNPALVLPSRQEAAHQIVQLIRKHPQHNIKIGLYNLGKESLLEQLALEFQTWVVLSPRRLELVQLLGLADVFTVEEKAGRIHAVGHMEICHSNMLRWNQTHPTIAILPTSRKIHSSHPDIHIIPYSDHSSYSELCAFVAALKPCQVVPIVSRQPCGGFQDSLSPRISMPLIPDSVQQYMSSSSRKPSFLWLLERRLKRPRTQGVVFESPEESADQSQADRDSKKTQKEKLSPWPAYLEKQPSHHPLRTKKQLFPDLYSKKWNEAVPFCESQKRVTMLTAPLGFSVPLRSTDEEFISLKTREEIGLGSPLVPLGDDDGGPEATENQSAWMGHGSPPSHSSKGTPHLASEFRGLALKYLLTPVNLFQAGYSSRSFDQQVEKYHKPC, from the exons ATGCTAAAGGAGCCAGCCCTGACACTGGGGAAACAGATCCATACTTTATACCTAGACAACACCAATTGCAACCCAGCCCTGGTTCTTCCTTCCCGACAAGAAGCTGCCCACCAGATTGTCCAGCTCATTCGAAAACACCCACAACATAACATAAAGATTG GACTCTACAACCTGGGAAAGGAATCACTGCTGGAGCAGCTCGCCCTGGAGTTTCAGACCTGGGTGGTATTGAGTCCTCGGCGCCTGGAGTTGGTGCAGCTACTGGGCCTGGCAGATGTGTTCACGGTGGAGGAGAAGGCTGGCCGCATCCATGCCGTAGGCCATATGGAGATCTGCCATTCCAACATGCTGCGTTGGAACCAGACCCACCCTACCATTGCTATCCTTCCCACAAGCCGAAAAATCCACAGCTCCCATCCTGATATCCACATCATCCCTTACTCTGACCATTCCTCCTACTCCGAGCTTTGTGCCTTTGTCGCAGCACTGAAGCCTTGCCAGGTGGTACCCATTGTCAGTCGGCAGCCCTGTGGAGGCTTTCAGGACAGTCTGAGCCCCAGGATCTCCATGCCCCTGATCCCGGACTCTGTACAGCAATACATGAGTTCTTCCTCTAGAAAACCAAGCTTTCTCTGGCTGTTAGAAAGGAGGCTAAAGAGGCCAAGAACCCAAGGTGTTGTGTTTGAATCTCCTGAGGAAAGTGCTGATCAATCTCAAGCTGACAGAGACTCGAAGAAGACCCAGAAAGAGAAACTTTCTCCCTGGCCTGCATACCTTGAAAAGCAGCCTTCCCACCATCCTTTGCGGACCAAGAAGCAGTTGTTCCCAGACCTCTATAGCAAAAAATGGAACGAGGCAGTGCCTTTCTGTGAGTCCCAAAAGAGGGTGACTATGTTAACTGCCCCATTGGGATTTTCAGTGCCCTTAAGGTCTACAGATGAAGAGTTTATCTCTCTAAAAACCAGGGAGGAAATTGGTTTAGGGTCCCCCTTGGTACCCTTGGGAGATGATGATGGAGGTCCAGAAGCCACAGAGAATCAGAGTGCCTGGATGGGCCATGGTTCTCCCCCGTCCCACAGCAGCAAGGGCACCCCTCATCTTGCTAGTGAATTCAGGGGTCTAGCACTCAAATACCTTCTGACTCCAGTGAACTTATTCCAGGCAGGGTATTCTTCCAGGAGCTTTGACCAGCAAGTGGAAAAATACCATAAACCCTGCTGA